A segment of the Geoglobus ahangari genome:
AACGGAAGGGTCAGGATCAACTACACATACTCAGACTCCAACATGGCGACTGTCACGCTGAAAAGGGGAAGCTCGCAGCTGCTCTCGTTCGCGACTCTCCAGAGCGGCAGCGGCTCGTGGGTTGACACCGGCCTTGAGGATGGCGTAGCGTACACCTACTACCTGATCCTCACGGACAGGGCAGGGAACACGAGAACGGTTTCGGGAAGCATAGTGGCAGACAGCTCACCCCCGTCGATCTCCTTCTCTCTAAGCGGAAGCACGCTCACAGTAACCGTCACCGACACCGTCTCCAGCATAGGCCCGGTGACGATAATGGTTGACGGAACACAGGCAAGCCCGAGCGTTTCCGGAAGCGGAACGAGCAGGCAGTACACCCTCTCGCTCTCTGCCGGAGATCATGTGGTTAACGTAACTGCCTCAGACGCCCTTGGTCATACAGCATCAAGGAACTTCACCGTAACAGTTCAGGAGACCCAGTCCGGCACGGGCACATCATCAACGACATCATCAGCTACCTACACCGGCACAACCTCTGGTGGAGCAGGCGGAGTCCAGCCCTCCACGGCAGAGGAGATCAGGAGCGAGATAGTCTCCATGCTCTCGGGCGATGGAGAGGTTCAGGTGTCCATGAGGCTCAGGGAAGGGGAGCCCCTCAGGGTCGAGATCGAGCACGGAGTTGCTGGAGTTACGGAGATAGTCCTCAGCCCGGATGCGAGCTCGGAGAACGTCCGGCTCAAGGTGAGGAAGGTCGAGTCCCCCGATGCTCCCAAGGCTCCCGGAAGGGTCTACTCCTACCTCAGCATAGAGCTCGAGAACGGAACAGTGCGGGAGGCGAGGATAAAGTTCAGGGTGGAGAGGCAGTGGCTCGAGCAGGAGAGGGCGAGGGCTGAGAACGTCTTCATGTACAGGTGGAACGGAAGCGAGTGGTCGAAGCTCAACACGAGCGTCAGCGGCGAGGACGAGCAGTACGTCTACTTCGAGGCAAGCACGCCGGGTTTCAGCTACTTCGCAATTGCGGTGGAGAAGCCGGTCGAGGTCACGCCAACGCCAGCTCAGACCGAGACCCCAGCCACGGTGAGCACGCCATCACCAACCCCGACGCCCGAAAAGACCGCTGAAGAAACCGCAAAAACCCCAACACCTGCAGAGACAGAAAAGGTCGAGGAAAAGGGAATCCCGGGATTTGAGGCGGTGCTGTCACTGGCTGGCCTGATCCTGGCCGCCGGGCTTGCAAGGAGAGAGAGGTAGCTCAATCAACAACCCTATTTTTTATACACTCTTCGATCTGTTCGGCTGTGCAGTCCTCCGGGCTCTTGTCGTATCTGAGCCGCCTGAATACCGGAGCTCTCAGCTTGCAGTCCTTCGTGAGCTCGAGGTACTCCACCTCGCACACGTATACAGGCTTGACCCAGTGAACGGGTCTGGCAAAGCTCTCGCTGAAGTGGGGTGTCTGGATCTCAATTTCTCTCAGCTTTCCCGTGAACTCCCTCAGAAAGTCTGATGAGAATCCTGTGCCAACTTGACCCACGTGGATGAGCGTTTCCCCATCATAAACGGCAAGCACGAGGGATCCGAAGAGCCCCTCCCTCTGCCCTTCCCCCTCGAGGTAGCCGGTTATGACGCAGTCCATGGTTCTCCTCTTCTTGATCTTGAGCCACTCGTCACTCCTGACTCCCGGCCTGTAGGGTGAGTCGATCCTCTTTGCTACAAGCCCCTCGAAGCCCATTGAAACCGCTTTGCTGAACAGCTCCACCCCCTTCTCCCTGAACGACTCAACCTTGAGAACGTGTTCGGTCTCGGAGAGCACTTCTCCGAGAATCTCCTTTCTCTCAGAGAGCGGACGCTTCATCGTCCACCTTCCCGAGGAGTAAAGGACGTCGAAGACGAAGTAAACTGCTGGATACAGCTTCGAGAGAATCCTTACCCTGCTTTCAGAGTCCACATGCTCCCTCTTCTGCAGGAGGGAGAAGTCCGGAACTCCGTTTTTCAGGACGACTATCTCCCCGTCAACAACTACGCTGTCGTCAAACGCACTCAGAAGGTCGATTTCGGGGTACCTGTAGGCTATCTCGAACAGCCTTCGGTTCTGCATCCTGACCCTTCGCCTCTCCACGTCCACGAAGGCGATGCACCTCGTGCCATCGAGCTTGAGCTCGTATATGAAGTCTGGAGAGTCAAACGGCTCGGCCCTCTTCGCGAGCATTGGCCTTATCTTCTCGTCGAACCAGCTCATCTCACTTCACGGCCTCCAGACTCTCTTTGAGCGCCTCCACAAGAGATTTGGCCGTTTCAACCTCCTCCGTCACTTTAACCTCGTGGCCAGCGAGCTTGGCCTCTATTAGCTGCATGAGGGCCTCGTAGTACTCGTTCCTGTACTCCTCGAGCCTCAGTGGCTTCTTCATGGCAAGAACAAGCTGCTTTGCAAGCTCAAGCTCCTCCTCAGAGTACTCCTCCTTAGCGCCCCAGTTCGGAACCTCGTACGGGCTCCTGATCTCGTCCACGTAATAGAGCTGCGCGAGCAGAATCCCATCTCCAAATGCTCTCAGTCCGACGAGGTACTCCTTGCCCCTCATGGTGAGTTTTCCGAGCCCCATGCTGCCCGTGTCCTCCATTGCCTTCCTCAGGAGGGTGTACGCCTTGACGCCACCCTTGTCGGGCGACACGTAGTACATGCTGCCGTAGTATATCACGCTGAGCTCGGACGGGTCGAAGAACTGGAGAACCCTAACTTCCTTCGCGCTCCTGAGCGGAAGCTTTTCGAGGTCCTCGTCTGTGAGGATCACGTACTCGTTCTTGGAGATCTCGTAGCCCTTCACTATCTCGTTCTTGCTGACCTCCTTCCCGCACTTCTCGCACACCTTTTTGAACCTGATCCTGCCCCCGTCAGACGAGTGCAGCATGTGGAAGCTTATCTCCCTGCTGACTCTGGCGTTGTAGAGCTTTACAGGGATCGAGACGAGCCCGAAGGTTATCGAACCCCTCCAGATAGCCTTCATACACAGTAAACTTTACAGACGATACAATAAAAACTTTCTTTGCCACAACGGGCTGTGACAAACCACAAAAATCATAAACCCATCCTCCATCAATATCGAAGGAGGGTCCGTGGTCTAGTGGTTATGACGCCTGCCTCACACGCAGGAGGTCCCCGGTTCGAATCCGGGCGGACCCACTTCCGATTCTGAGAATCTGGATTTCTATGGGTTCTTCAGTCCTGAGAGAGTCCAGCAGTTTGTCAATAGTCTCAGAAAATCGATTTCTGAAATTTTCTCTCAAGAATATATAATTCTCCCTTGAAATTCTTATATGCAAATCAACCCTCTGCTGGCTGTTTTTGGCGGAAAGTCTCTTTACAGAGATTGGTTTAGAGTGTGTTCCAGATTGTTCTATGTGGTGCGTAAGGGGCGGAGTGGTATATATGATGGAGGAGAGAAGAAAAACTATTCGAATTTTAGAATGGGGGTTTGTTAATTAAAATAGAAAAAATAAAATAAAAAATCCAAAAAAGAATAGGATAAAGGTGCCAATGATAAGACCATCCACAAAAATCCTTAACAAACCTAGTAATCTTCCCCTCCGGTAAATGTATATTATCGATGCTAATATGCCTATAAAGCTTGAAAAAACAAAAATTAAGCCTGAAATTCCGAATGTTGCTGCTATGCTTTGATTGGTAGATTTTAACGGCTCTGAAATCGCTAAAAAAATAGCACCCATTGTCATAATTGCTGAATAAACCGTTAGATACGGAGTAACTTTCTTTGTGTGCTCATATAGAGAGTCTATTAGGCTTTTTTCATTTTCTGTTTTTTCCTTCAGTCCCACTAAAGCTATTTTCGGATTTTTTCAATCTTTTTCTTTTGTTTTCAGATTTTTTATATCCATTTGAGATGCTATTTTCCTTATTGTACTTCCTGAATGTCCAAAAAATCCCAAAAATCCCCAATAACAAAAAAGTTAGCCCAATTATTTTCTGGGCATATAGGGGTAATAAAGACACTATGAGGGAATATCCTGGCGAGTATGATGGTGAAACTAATGGATAATTTAAAAAACTGATCATTCGTAGTTCGTGATATTGTCTCCATTTTTTTATTTGAAGTTGTTATTGTTTCATTAATTCTTTTAATTTCTCGTTCTATTTTCTCGATTCCTTTCTTTATTTCCTCTAAACTATCGTCAGGCATGAGTTTTCAACTCTTTCACGTTCTCTCTCCCTGTCTCATCAACCAACATTAAGAGAACCTCTTGAGATAATCTTTTTCTCGCAATTTATGGCACCATTGTATTCTTGAATACCC
Coding sequences within it:
- the ku gene encoding non-homologous end joining protein Ku, coding for MKAIWRGSITFGLVSIPVKLYNARVSREISFHMLHSSDGGRIRFKKVCEKCGKEVSKNEIVKGYEISKNEYVILTDEDLEKLPLRSAKEVRVLQFFDPSELSVIYYGSMYYVSPDKGGVKAYTLLRKAMEDTGSMGLGKLTMRGKEYLVGLRAFGDGILLAQLYYVDEIRSPYEVPNWGAKEEYSEEELELAKQLVLAMKKPLRLEEYRNEYYEALMQLIEAKLAGHEVKVTEEVETAKSLVEALKESLEAVK
- a CDS encoding PGF-pre-PGF domain-containing protein, whose product is MKKAALLLIFFALAMVTPVSGLTADAGPDRTASVGESITFDGSGSVGTIISYYWSFGDGANASGVVVTHSYDSPGTYTVTLIVVDTAGNIASDTAQVTVTADTTGPTIVHTPVTSATQGQQITITATITDPSGVNSATLYYKRDSDTSYAQISMSGSGDTYTATIPSSAVTENISYYIRAVDTRGNAATLPLTGNYTIIVTSTDTTPPVVTLQSVNNDTAPPYYSSTGDVSIRVSVSEDVSWCRIGKPLTLVETSGSTGTLVSLRTYEFTLNSLGDGDYTYYVVCEDLSGNRNNQTTNALTVNFTVDTTQPAGSISLERLSNGRVRINYTYSDSNMATVTLKRGSSQLLSFATLQSGSGSWVDTGLEDGVAYTYYLILTDRAGNTRTVSGSIVADSSPPSISFSLSGSTLTVTVTDTVSSIGPVTIMVDGTQASPSVSGSGTSRQYTLSLSAGDHVVNVTASDALGHTASRNFTVTVQETQSGTGTSSTTSSATYTGTTSGGAGGVQPSTAEEIRSEIVSMLSGDGEVQVSMRLREGEPLRVEIEHGVAGVTEIVLSPDASSENVRLKVRKVESPDAPKAPGRVYSYLSIELENGTVREARIKFRVERQWLEQERARAENVFMYRWNGSEWSKLNTSVSGEDEQYVYFEASTPGFSYFAIAVEKPVEVTPTPAQTETPATVSTPSPTPTPEKTAEETAKTPTPAETEKVEEKGIPGFEAVLSLAGLILAAGLARRER
- the ligD gene encoding non-homologous end-joining DNA ligase, yielding MSWFDEKIRPMLAKRAEPFDSPDFIYELKLDGTRCIAFVDVERRRVRMQNRRLFEIAYRYPEIDLLSAFDDSVVVDGEIVVLKNGVPDFSLLQKREHVDSESRVRILSKLYPAVYFVFDVLYSSGRWTMKRPLSERKEILGEVLSETEHVLKVESFREKGVELFSKAVSMGFEGLVAKRIDSPYRPGVRSDEWLKIKKRRTMDCVITGYLEGEGQREGLFGSLVLAVYDGETLIHVGQVGTGFSSDFLREFTGKLREIEIQTPHFSESFARPVHWVKPVYVCEVEYLELTKDCKLRAPVFRRLRYDKSPEDCTAEQIEECIKNRVVD